GTGGTCTCGCTGTTGGCGAAGACCGAGTTCGGCGTGCCCCGGGTGGTGGCCCGGGTGAACCACCCGAACAACGAGCCGCTGTTCACCGAGGCCTGGGGGGTGGACGTGGCGGTGTCCACCCCGCGGCTGCTCTCCGCGCTGGTCGAGGAAGCGGTCACCGTCGGCGACCTGGTCCGGCTGTTCTCGTTCAAGCACGGCGAGGCGAACCTGGTGGAGCTCACCCTGCCCACCGACTCCCCGCAGTTGGGCCACCGGGTGGGCGATGTGATTTGGCCGCCGGACACCGCACTGGTCGCCATCATCCGAGCTTCTCGGGTGATCGTGCCCAGCCCTGACGATCCGTTGGAGGCCGGCGACGAACTGGTGTTTGTCGCGTCCGCGGACCGGGAGAGCGAGCTGGAGGAACTGCTCTCCCCGCACCAGAAGGTCTGACGCTACGTCATTGTTGTAGCGGAGTGCGGCTGCGCGCCAACAGCGCCCCCATGGCGGCCAGCGCGGCAACCTGCAGTGGCCAGCCCAGGATCACCTTCGCGGTGCCCAGCGCGCCGATCGCGTCGGCGGAATACATCGGATATTCCACCACCACCCGGATCACGCACGGCAACAGCAGCAGCCAGGTCAGCCGCGAACACAGCTTGACCATCGCCGGGTCCGCGCGCCATCCGGTGGGATCGCCGGTGGCCGCGCCCACCAGGAAACCCACCACCGGCCAGCGGGTGAGGACCGAGACGATCATCGCGATCGCGTACGCGCCGTTGTACAGGATGCCGGGCAGGAAGGCGTCCTTGGCATGCCCGCTGCGCGCGGCGAACACCGCGGCGATCAGAATGCCGAACAGGCTGTTGAGCACGTAGCGCATCGGCGAGCGCTGCGCCGCGCGGATCAGCACCAGCACCGCCGCCGCGGAGATGCCGATGACCAACGAGGGGCCCAGCTCCTGGCTGACGATGTAGGAAATCGTGAACGCCACTGTGGGGATCGCCGTCTCCATCGACCCACGGAAGCCACCCAGCGCGACCGCCAACTGTTCGCGGACGACCTGCTCAACGGTGTCCGCGGCGCAACGGCCGCCGGCGCCGGCGTCGGTCATGTGGTCGCGGCGGTCGGGCGCAGCTCGTAGCGCGGGTTGAAGATCACCGGGCGGCCCTCGTTCAACGCCAGCAGACCCTGCACCTTGATGCCGCGACCCGGTTCCACACCGGCGATCTGGCGACGGCCCAGCCACACCAGGTCCACCGTGCCGGAGCCGTCGTAGAGCTCCGCCTCCAGGGCAGGGACGCCGGCTCGCGGTCGCAGGGTGACCGTGCGCAGGGTGCCGCAGACAGTGACCTGCTGCCGCTCCGCGCACTGCGCGATCGGCGTGCCGCCGCCGGAGATGGCCCCCTGTTGCAGCTCGGCCGCCTCCAGCTCCCCGCGCGTGGCGGTGAGCTTGCTCATCATCCGCTTGAGGCGGCCGCCGCCGCCGGTGTCCTCGGTGGTCATCAGCGGATCTCGGTGATCTCCGGGCCGCGTTCGAACGGATTGAAGTCGTCCATGCCCTTCGGCTCGGCCTCCTCCTCGTCCTCGGCCTCCTGCTGGGCCATGGCCTCGGCCGCCTCTTCGATCTGGCCGGGCAGGCGCAGCTCGATCGGATCCCGCGGGGCCATCGCGTCCTCGCCGCGGACCACCACGATTTCGGCGAACAGGTCCTCCAACGGACCGCGGGCGGCATCGTCCACCGCACCCTCGCCGGTGATCACCGCGCGCAGGAACCATCGCGGGCCGTCCACCCCGAGGAAACGCGCCACCTGATAACCGGAGGCGCCGTCCGGCAGCGCCACCGGCACGGTGGCCACCAGTTCGGTGCCGAAACGGCCCTCGCCGCTCTGCACCTCACCGCCGCCCTGCCGAATACCGGCCGCGATCTCCTCCCGCACGTCGTCCCAGATGCCCATGGTGCGCGGCGCGGCGAAGGGTTGGATCTGGATGGCGCTGCGCTCCACGATCAGCGTGGCCGCGACCACCCGCTCGTCGGCGACCTCCGCGCGCAGTTCCATGCCGTCCACGATCGGCACCAGGATGCCGCCGAGGTCCACCCGCTCCGTCCCGGAGTCCTGCGGCGCCGCGGCGACGTCCCAGGGTCCACCGTCGCGCTCCACGACCACACCGCTCGGCCAGGACGGCAGGTTGGGGTCCTCCTTGACCGCCGCGAGCCCGTCGTCGATGTCCTCGTCTTCCTTCTCGACAGAGTCCTCCTCGAACTCCTCGACGGGCTGCTCCTCGGCCTCCAGTTCGGCCTCGTCGTGCTTGCCCC
The sequence above is drawn from the Sporichthyaceae bacterium genome and encodes:
- a CDS encoding TrkA family potassium uptake protein, whose product is MRVAIAGAGAVGRSIANELLNNGHHVLLIDKDPSAIKVDLLPTAQWLLADACEMATLHEAELQSCHVMVASSGDDKVNLVVSLLAKTEFGVPRVVARVNHPNNEPLFTEAWGVDVAVSTPRLLSALVEEAVTVGDLVRLFSFKHGEANLVELTLPTDSPQLGHRVGDVIWPPDTALVAIIRASRVIVPSPDDPLEAGDELVFVASADRESELEELLSPHQKV
- a CDS encoding DUF3710 domain-containing protein, whose translation is MVFRRRGKHDEAELEAEEQPVEEFEEDSVEKEDEDIDDGLAAVKEDPNLPSWPSGVVVERDGGPWDVAAAPQDSGTERVDLGGILVPIVDGMELRAEVADERVVAATLIVERSAIQIQPFAAPRTMGIWDDVREEIAAGIRQGGGEVQSGEGRFGTELVATVPVALPDGASGYQVARFLGVDGPRWFLRAVITGEGAVDDAARGPLEDLFAEIVVVRGEDAMAPRDPIELRLPGQIEEAAEAMAQQEAEDEEEAEPKGMDDFNPFERGPEITEIR
- a CDS encoding OB-fold nucleic acid binding domain-containing protein, which codes for MTTEDTGGGGRLKRMMSKLTATRGELEAAELQQGAISGGGTPIAQCAERQQVTVCGTLRTVTLRPRAGVPALEAELYDGSGTVDLVWLGRRQIAGVEPGRGIKVQGLLALNEGRPVIFNPRYELRPTAATT
- a CDS encoding DUF3159 domain-containing protein; this translates as MTDAGAGGRCAADTVEQVVREQLAVALGGFRGSMETAIPTVAFTISYIVSQELGPSLVIGISAAAVLVLIRAAQRSPMRYVLNSLFGILIAAVFAARSGHAKDAFLPGILYNGAYAIAMIVSVLTRWPVVGFLVGAATGDPTGWRADPAMVKLCSRLTWLLLLPCVIRVVVEYPMYSADAIGALGTAKVILGWPLQVAALAAMGALLARSRTPLQQ